Proteins from a single region of Paenibacillus sp. BIHB 4019:
- a CDS encoding carbohydrate ABC transporter permease, translating to MKIKDDSYMLLFRIIAFVVILLTSVACLFPFLLIVSASFTQNESILRDGYHLIPQVFSLEGYTTVLRFPQQVINAYTVTIITTVVGTFLGLFFITMAGYVLQRRDFKYRNFFSFFIYFTTLFGGGLVPWYIMLTKYLQLTDTYAVLILPGLMTPFLIILMKNFIRSAVPDEVTESAKIDGANDFTIYARIVLQLSMPGIATVGLFLALAYWNDWFTSSLFINDTTMYQLQYYLYNIINAMSFLSQMGAGTGVSLGGDMPMESTKMAMAIIVTGPILFLYPFVQRYFVKGLTIGAVKG from the coding sequence ATGAAAATCAAAGACGACAGCTATATGCTGCTGTTCCGTATTATTGCTTTCGTAGTTATTTTGCTCACGTCCGTCGCTTGCCTGTTTCCGTTTCTGCTCATTGTGTCAGCATCGTTCACCCAGAACGAATCGATTCTCCGCGACGGGTATCATTTGATCCCGCAGGTATTTTCACTCGAAGGCTACACAACGGTGCTGAGATTCCCGCAGCAGGTCATCAACGCCTACACCGTTACGATCATAACGACAGTCGTCGGCACATTTCTCGGTCTGTTCTTCATTACAATGGCCGGTTACGTCCTGCAGCGCAGAGATTTTAAATATCGGAATTTTTTCTCCTTCTTTATTTACTTCACGACGCTGTTCGGGGGCGGGCTTGTGCCGTGGTACATTATGCTGACGAAATATTTGCAGCTCACCGATACGTATGCGGTGCTCATTCTCCCAGGACTTATGACGCCGTTCCTCATTATATTAATGAAAAACTTCATCCGCTCCGCCGTTCCCGATGAGGTAACGGAATCGGCTAAAATCGATGGCGCGAATGATTTTACAATCTACGCTCGCATCGTGCTGCAATTGTCGATGCCGGGCATCGCAACCGTCGGATTGTTTCTGGCGCTGGCTTACTGGAATGACTGGTTTACATCCTCGCTGTTTATCAATGACACGACAATGTACCAGCTTCAATATTATCTCTACAACATCATTAATGCGATGAGCTTCCTGTCACAGATGGGAGCGGGCACAGGCGTTTCACTTGGCGGCGATATGCCGATGGAGTCGACCAAGATGGCGATGGCGATTATTGTAACTGGCCCGATTTTGTTCCTTTACCCTTTCGTTCAGCGTTATTTTGTAAAAGGCTTGACGATTGGGGCTGTCAAAGGTTAG
- a CDS encoding ABC transporter permease subunit, whose amino-acid sequence MNTRRGFFHELITNRILFLMLLPTILFFIINSYLPMVGIYYAFTRFDYNTSLFNSEFVGLENFKFLWQSGILTKLTLNTIGYNIAFIGLGNVLAIALAILLSELKSKWFKKLTQSVMFLPYFVSFVILSVIVYNLFNYESGFLNTLLKQLSIEPVDVYNTPWVWIPLIILFYLWKNLGYSMVIYLAAITGISDEYYEAAKIDGANIFQRIWYITVPMLKTTFVVLLLFALGSIMKGQFDLFYQLIGNNGVLYDATDILDTYVYRSLKVTFDIGMSTAAGLYQSLFGFILIMTVNYIIRKINDEYALF is encoded by the coding sequence CACCAACCGCATTTTATTTCTCATGCTGCTGCCGACGATTTTATTTTTCATCATCAATTCCTATTTACCGATGGTCGGCATCTATTACGCTTTCACGAGGTTCGATTATAATACGAGCTTATTCAATAGTGAATTCGTTGGGCTGGAAAACTTCAAGTTTTTATGGCAATCCGGCATTTTGACTAAACTGACCTTAAATACGATTGGCTATAATATAGCCTTCATCGGGCTTGGCAATGTGCTTGCCATCGCGCTGGCTATTCTGCTAAGCGAGCTTAAATCGAAATGGTTCAAGAAGCTGACGCAATCTGTTATGTTTTTGCCTTATTTCGTATCTTTCGTTATCCTGAGCGTTATCGTGTACAATTTGTTCAACTATGAAAGCGGATTCTTGAACACGCTGCTCAAGCAGCTCAGCATTGAGCCGGTTGATGTATACAACACGCCTTGGGTATGGATACCGCTCATTATTTTGTTCTATCTATGGAAAAACCTCGGTTACAGCATGGTTATTTATCTGGCTGCTATTACAGGCATCAGCGATGAATATTACGAAGCGGCCAAAATTGACGGCGCCAACATTTTTCAACGGATTTGGTACATTACGGTTCCGATGCTGAAAACGACATTCGTCGTCCTGCTGCTGTTCGCTCTCGGCAGCATTATGAAAGGACAGTTCGACTTGTTCTATCAATTAATCGGCAACAACGGCGTGCTGTATGATGCGACGGACATTCTGGATACGTATGTGTACCGCTCGCTGAAAGTAACGTTTGATATTGGGATGTCGACTGCTGCGGGGCTTTACCAATCGTTGTTCGGCTTTATCCTGATTATGACGGTCAACTATATTATTCGAAAAATCAACGACGAATACGCATTGTTCTAG